One part of the Moraxella sp. FZFQ2102 genome encodes these proteins:
- the queE gene encoding 7-carboxy-7-deazaguanine synthase QueE, which produces MTITDPLRNTKIPTTDPQAGLKLTEIFYSLQGEALASGLPTIFIRLTGCPLRCTYCDTTYSFTGGERFSLDEIIDHISQYPCKRVCVTGGEPLAQPNAIALMDRLLSLGYEISLETAGALSVKDVPTAVSKVMDLKTPSSGEMDKNLWKNLDYLTHHDQLKIVIADRADYDWAVAQLHAYELDKKVGTVWFSPMFDVHTAHKGEVPNIATQLAEWILADGLPVRFGLQLHKIIWADAKGK; this is translated from the coding sequence ATGACCATCACCGACCCACTTCGCAACACCAAAATCCCCACCACCGACCCACAAGCAGGGCTAAAGCTCACCGAGATTTTTTATTCGCTACAAGGTGAAGCATTAGCATCGGGATTGCCGACGATTTTTATCCGATTGACAGGCTGTCCGCTCCGCTGTACTTATTGTGATACCACTTATTCATTTACAGGTGGTGAGCGTTTTAGCTTAGATGAGATTATTGATCATATCAGCCAATATCCGTGCAAGCGTGTCTGCGTGACTGGTGGTGAGCCTCTGGCACAGCCTAATGCCATCGCTTTGATGGATAGATTATTAAGCTTGGGTTATGAAATCTCGCTTGAGACCGCAGGGGCATTATCCGTCAAAGATGTCCCTACTGCCGTCTCAAAAGTGATGGATCTAAAGACACCTTCATCCGGTGAGATGGATAAAAATCTGTGGAAGAATTTGGATTATCTCACTCATCACGACCAACTCAAAATCGTCATCGCCGATCGTGCGGACTATGATTGGGCGGTGGCACAGCTACACGCTTATGAGCTTGACAAAAAAGTCGGTACGGTGTGGTTCTCGCCAATGTTTGATGTCCACACCGCTCACAAGGGCGAAGTGCCAAATATAGCAACACAACTGGCCGAATGGATACTGGCTGATGGCTTGCCGGTGCGTTTTGGGCTTCAGTTACACAAAATTATCTGGGCAGATGCCAAAGGTAAATAA
- a CDS encoding diaminobutyrate--2-oxoglutarate transaminase, translating to MNATPVKPITDATNEYYLTRQNEMESNVRSYPRKLPLAIAKAQGCWITDVEGNEYLDCLAGAGTLALGHNHPATINAIKDVLESGLPLHTLDITTPIKDAFTEKLLSFFPQDFVLQFCGPTGADGTEAAIKLAKTYTGRDNVIAFSGGYHGMTHGSLAMTGNLSAKEKVGNLMAGVQFMPYPHEYRCPLGLGGEAGVDALTYYFENFIEDVESGVVKPAAVILEAIQGEGGVVPAPAKWLQKIREVTARHDIVLILDEVQAGFARSGKMFAFEHAGITPDVVVMSKAVGGGLPLCVLAINKKFDAWAPAGHTGTFRGNQLAMAAGYNVLEEITKNNLAENSRIQGEFLRAELKKVAEQYPCIGHVRGRGLMTGIEIVDERKAADHMGSYPADAELAAAIQKACFDNKLLLERGGRGGTVVRLLCPITITADECKEVIARFTKAVDEAVKAVRG from the coding sequence ATGAATGCAACACCTGTAAAACCAATCACTGATGCGACCAATGAATACTACCTAACTCGCCAAAATGAGATGGAGTCTAATGTTCGCAGTTACCCACGCAAGCTGCCGTTGGCAATCGCCAAAGCACAAGGTTGCTGGATCACTGATGTCGAGGGTAATGAATACCTTGACTGCTTAGCTGGTGCAGGCACACTTGCTCTTGGGCATAATCATCCTGCTACGATTAACGCCATCAAAGATGTATTGGAAAGCGGGTTGCCATTGCACACCCTTGACATCACAACGCCGATCAAAGATGCGTTTACCGAAAAGTTGTTGTCATTTTTCCCACAAGACTTCGTTCTGCAATTTTGTGGCCCAACAGGTGCGGACGGCACAGAGGCTGCGATTAAGCTTGCCAAGACTTATACAGGTCGTGACAATGTCATCGCCTTTAGCGGTGGCTATCATGGCATGACGCATGGCTCACTTGCCATGACTGGCAACCTATCTGCCAAAGAAAAAGTCGGCAATCTGATGGCAGGCGTGCAGTTCATGCCATATCCGCACGAATACCGTTGCCCACTGGGTTTAGGCGGTGAAGCAGGTGTCGATGCCTTGACTTATTATTTTGAGAACTTCATCGAAGATGTCGAAAGTGGTGTGGTCAAGCCTGCTGCGGTCATCCTAGAGGCCATCCAAGGCGAGGGCGGTGTCGTCCCAGCACCTGCCAAATGGCTACAAAAAATCCGTGAAGTCACTGCCCGTCATGACATCGTACTTATCCTAGATGAAGTACAGGCAGGCTTTGCTCGCTCTGGCAAGATGTTTGCCTTTGAACACGCAGGCATCACCCCTGATGTGGTGGTGATGAGTAAGGCGGTCGGTGGCGGTTTGCCACTGTGCGTACTTGCAATCAATAAGAAATTTGATGCATGGGCGCCAGCAGGTCATACAGGCACATTCCGTGGTAATCAGCTGGCGATGGCAGCAGGTTATAATGTCCTAGAAGAAATCACCAAAAACAACCTAGCTGAGAACTCTCGCATCCAAGGCGAGTTTTTACGCGCTGAACTTAAGAAAGTCGCAGAACAATATCCATGTATCGGTCATGTGCGTGGCCGTGGTCTGATGACAGGTATTGAGATTGTCGATGAGCGTAAAGCTGCTGACCACATGGGCTCATACCCTGCAGATGCCGAGCTTGCCGCAGCGATCCAAAAAGCCTGCTTTGATAATAAGCTACTACTTGAGCGTGGTGGTCGTGGTGGTACGGTGGTACGCCTACTTTGCCCAATCACCATCACCGCTGATGAGTGCAAGGAAGTCATCGCACGCTTCACAAAAGCCGTCGATGAAGCAGTGAAAGCTGTGCGTGGCTGA
- a CDS encoding type I restriction-modification system subunit M yields the protein MTSMQQRAELHRRIWQIANDVRGSVDGWDFKQYVLGALFYRFISENFADYIEAGDDSVNYAQFDDANPILDAIKDDTIKAKGFFIYPSQLFVNVAKNAHTNPDLNTDLANIFSAIESSASGYDSENDIKGLFADFDTTSNRLGNTVADKNKRLAAVLKGVAELDFGDFNDNQIDLFGDAYEFLISNYAANAGKSGGEFFTPQHVSKLIAKLALHGQSTVNKIYDPACGSGSLLLQAKKQFDEHVIEEGFFGQEINHTTYNLARMNMFLHNINYDKFHIELGDTLISPQLQNDKPFDAIVSNPPYSVKWIGSDDPVLINDERFAPAGVLAPKSKADFAFILHALNYLSARGRAAIVSFPGIFYRGGAEQKIRQYLVDNNYVETVIALAPNLFFGTSIAVNILVLSKHKTDNRTQFIDASELFKKETNNNILTDEHIATIMSLFADKVDVAHQAVMVDYETIKANDYNLAVSSYVEAKDTRETIDINVLNSEIKITVAKIDELRRQIDEIIEQIEA from the coding sequence ATGACCAGTATGCAACAACGCGCCGAACTTCACCGCCGTATTTGGCAGATCGCCAACGATGTTCGTGGCTCTGTGGATGGTTGGGATTTTAAGCAATATGTCTTAGGGGCATTGTTTTATCGCTTTATCAGTGAGAATTTTGCCGATTATATCGAGGCTGGGGATGATAGCGTCAATTATGCTCAGTTTGATGATGCCAATCCTATTTTGGATGCCATCAAAGACGATACGATCAAGGCCAAAGGGTTTTTTATTTATCCAAGCCAATTATTCGTCAATGTCGCCAAAAACGCACATACCAATCCAGATCTAAACACCGATTTGGCGAATATTTTTAGTGCCATCGAGTCATCAGCCAGTGGCTATGATTCTGAAAATGACATCAAAGGCCTGTTTGCTGACTTTGACACCACCAGTAACCGCTTGGGCAATACCGTGGCGGATAAAAACAAACGCTTGGCGGCGGTATTAAAAGGCGTGGCTGAGCTGGATTTTGGTGATTTTAATGACAATCAAATTGATCTGTTTGGCGATGCCTATGAGTTTTTGATCTCAAATTATGCGGCCAATGCAGGTAAATCAGGTGGCGAGTTCTTTACACCGCAGCATGTCTCTAAGCTCATCGCAAAATTAGCACTGCATGGACAAAGCACGGTCAATAAAATCTATGACCCTGCTTGTGGTTCAGGTTCGCTACTGCTACAAGCCAAAAAGCAGTTTGATGAACATGTGATCGAAGAAGGGTTTTTTGGCCAAGAAATTAACCATACGACTTATAACTTGGCTCGTATGAATATGTTTTTGCATAATATTAATTATGATAAATTTCATATTGAGCTGGGTGATACGCTCATTAGCCCACAGCTACAAAACGACAAGCCATTTGACGCCATCGTCTCCAATCCACCGTACTCGGTGAAATGGATTGGCTCTGATGATCCCGTGCTGATTAATGATGAGCGTTTTGCACCAGCTGGGGTGTTGGCGCCCAAATCCAAGGCGGATTTTGCGTTTATTCTGCACGCACTCAATTATCTGTCTGCCAGAGGGCGTGCGGCGATTGTTTCTTTCCCAGGGATTTTTTATCGGGGTGGAGCGGAGCAAAAAATCCGTCAATATTTGGTAGATAATAACTATGTAGAAACAGTCATTGCCCTAGCACCGAATTTATTTTTTGGTACGAGTATTGCGGTGAATATTTTGGTATTATCAAAACATAAAACGGATAACCGTACGCAATTTATTGATGCTAGTGAATTATTTAAAAAAGAAACCAATAATAACATTTTAACCGATGAACACATTGCAACTATTATGAGCTTATTTGCCGATAAGGTAGATGTTGCCCATCAAGCGGTGATGGTGGATTATGAAACGATTAAAGCCAATGATTATAATCTAGCGGTCAGTAGTTATGTTGAGGCAAAAGATACGCGTGAAACGATTGATATTAATGTACTCAATAGTGAAATAAAAATCACCGTTGCTAAAATTGATGAACTACGCCGTCAGATTGATGAAATTATTGAGCAGATTGAGGCATAA